From the Triticum urartu cultivar G1812 chromosome 4, Tu2.1, whole genome shotgun sequence genome, the window GATTGAGGTGGACTGAGGTCTACACACACCTAGCTAAAAAACATGAACGTACTGCGCTAGTTTCACTACACATTAGTTGGACAAAAGAAAAGTGAAGATAAAACAGTTGACATCACTGCACTTGCACACCACAAACTGAAGAAGCAAATTGATCGATCATACTACTAGTAAATTAAACTTCATCCGTGCCGGGAGGCAGCGGAACACACCCACTAGTACATGGTACATGTCTGCAACCATGTATGAACACAACACACACCAACACCACGTATGCATACAAGATCGATCATCAGCTCAGACCCTGGCGACCCCGCCGGTGCCCATGCCCATGCCCTTGTTGTGCGGGTCGCCGACGCCTGCGCCGTACGCGTGCTCCGCCGGATACCCACCACCATGGTTACCACCGAACTGGTTCCCGAAGAGGCCCGAGTGCAGCGCCAGCACGTACAGCAGCTGCGTGAACATGAGAATAATCACGAACGCCTCCAGCACCCTGAGCCGCCACCCGCGGTACCCGCCGATGTGGATCTCCTTGCACGCCAGCCCGAACGCCAAGGCGGTGATCGCCCAGGCCACCAGCGAGGAGGACGCGGAGGTGGCGAGGCTGTCGCCGCGCCAGGTGCGGACGTGGTGCACGCCGGCGAGCTTGGATGCGGCGCCCACGACCCCGGCGAGGATGGCGAAGACGAGGAAGTAGAAGGTTGCGCCGTTGCCGCCGACGCCCGGACGGTTGGTGAGGCCGTTGATGAAGTGGTTGAGGTTCCAGCTGGCGAAGCCGATGACGATGAGATACATGATGAGGTTCAGCACCAGCAGCGGCGCCACCATGTTACGACCCACGCCCGCCATTGCCCTCGCCtgttgctagctagctagcttcaCCTTCTTCTTGGTCGAGATGAAGATGGAGCTCTCGCACTCGATGTACTCGCTTTGGACGATCTACGTACTGGGATTGGATTTGGTGCAAGCAAAAAGCGAATGGAATTTGATGATTTATGGATGAGGTGGTGAAGCGGAGTATAGTGGGATAAATATATAGGCGTGCAAGAGGGACACGCGTGATGCGCCGCTTACGGGTGGCGCCACGCGTGCCTCACTGCGCTTTACACGGTAGCTGCTTCGAGTAGCCGTTGGCAGCGTGCGGATGGTTCCACACTTCGCCTCCGCTTGGCAAACGGCGAGGTGTTCCTGGCCACTAAAATAGAAATAGACGCTCTGCTGATCCTCACGTGGGGACGTTTTGCTTCGGTGTCAAGCTCTTCTTCGCTCTCCGGGTCGACGGACTCACCAAAACCTATTAGAAAAAAGCCACACAAGCTACATCTAAGTAGACGTTACATTTTCGGTCCAAATGCCAGAACTAACCGGCACTCCCCATATCCGAAGCGGACATGAGAAGGCCCGGATAGGCCCGCCACGTGGGCTCTATAAATGCGCACACATCACAAATCAAAATCGAATTAACCACTTCTCCGCATCGACGGAACTTCTCCCGCCTCCCTCCTTCATTTCTCCCACCACCCCCCCCCTCTCATGCTCGCGTTCTCATCCGCCTTCCCTGATGTCGTCACCGATGATCTTGTTCGCCTCCATGGCCACGGATGATGCCTCGGCGGAATTAGTCGGGGTCCTTGGCTTGGCGTTGGATCCTTGCAAGGCAGGGAATGCCCGAAAGGAGCGCTGGCGGAGGTAGTTCGAGCGTGAAGTGGCAACGAAGGCAGCAGCGGACGCGACCTTGGAGGCCGCTGCTGAGGACATGGATGCGACGTAGGCCAACCCGTCGGTTGTGGCCACAGAGACAAACAACTTGTCACTGTTGAGCTTTTCGCAAGCCGTCCCTGCGGCAGACATGATGGTTGACTCACCGGAGCTCCAAATGCATCGGGCATCCTCGAAAAATGCCGGCTCCAGGCATGCCCACCTCATGTTCGGCATAATGCCCGACCAAGACTCGGTATAATTTTTTGGCCCTTTTACATTTGCATTCATAGATTCTTTTATTTCGCATATCATCTGATTGTATTAGTAGGACGATGGTTAAATTGCCATGCCTATTGTAGGAACAAATATTGCATGACATGATAAATAATGGTCAAGAGTCTTTACGATTTACCATGGAGGATAcaaactcctgggtatttgaagTTGGGCAAACATCACacactaaaaataaaaagaaagtTGCAAAAGTTGTGAAGCCAAGAGGTCTCGCATTCACACAATTTAAAGTTGTTTTGTTGTATGAAAACTGGTGCAACACTAGTATGGATCCGATTTGTGGAACCAAGCAAAAAGGCAAGAAATATTGGGATTTTTTTTGGAAACTTTACCATGAGCAAAAACACTATGTGAAGCCACACCCGATATGCCCAGAGGTGAAGAAGGAGGAGATGTACAAGATATTCATTGATGTGCAAAGGGAGAAGATGAAGTTCGACGGGGAGTGGTTGATGTtggagaagaacaaagttgaattGCAGAGGCAAGAGAAGGCTGCCAAATGTGAGCTTGAGCAAACGGTAACAACGCGTGGTCTTGAACTCGAGAAACAGAGGTTGCAGATTGCGGGATAGATGAAGGAGTCAAGAATCATGTTGCAGGACATTAACCTCTTGGATGAGGAAGGAAAGAAGTGATTGCTCCGCATGAAGAAGATGATCAATGACCGTGAGCAGTGAAGTCATTGGTTCATTCGTGTATCGCTTATCTATGTATGAACTATTTATAATTTATTTTGGTATTATTGAACTTATTCGGGCTACATTCATATCATTGTTTATGTTGAAAAATATTATAAAGGTTCGGCTAAAACTGAAACATTTTGCGATATTAATAACTTGTTTGAGTCTTTGTCGTAATGCAAATCCTCTTATGGGTTTGATACCCATGGATCAAGGTCACTTCTTGGTTAAAAGGCAAATGAACTTTTTGCAATCCAAACCGGATTAGAAAGGATGATCAACACCTTTTCTGACACCATTAGTGGGGAGGCATCGTGACACTAGTCATTAGATTAGTGTTTTTGTTTCAGTTTTTCTTCTTGTCTTTACTTATTTTTCAAGTCCGTGTTTCAAAAAGTACCCAAAAAATTATTATGACAAGGAAACTTGGACACTTTGTTGCTCCGAACGAAAATATTATGCATGCACCAATTGCATTACCTTATGTTGCTATCTAACAATTTAAAATTAAGCCTCATCTTGTTAATATTGTTTAACGACGCTAGTTTGGAGGCTCCACATCAGAGAGATGCCGGTATGCATTTACATTTTTTCACTGAATGTTGTGATATGACTCGTATTAAATTTGGTGAACCAATTGCTTTGAAGTTCAGTCTATTTTCTTGCTCTCTAAGAGAAAAAGCAAAAGAATGTCTTCTAGCTTTGCCTCGAGGAGTTATAACTTCATGGAATTTATGTTGCAACATTTGTTTTGTCCAAATTTTGTGCCctacaaaaaaaatcaaaacatgTACTTTAAAAATGTGCATCATGTATTGGTCAACGTGTATCAAACAATGTTCCGTGTGTACAATAAAAATGTTTGTTCTGTAAGAGCATGCATGTGtagaaaaaagaaacaaaagatAAGAAAAACTAAAGAAAACTAATGAAGAAACACACAAAACCAAGAAACTGAAGAAAACTGTGAAAACCCGgtgaaaaaatgaaataaataaagaaaaccAAAAGAACAATGAAAAAATTCTGAACAGTGAAATAGAAAAACATGATCTATAGTGTTGGCTGGCCCACGACCCCCATAGCCAGAGGAAAGGAGAGGCCAGGGTATAACTGCCAGTATTTCTTTTCTCGGTGGGTATATCTACCAATAAGCGAGACATAGCCCTGGCATGGCTCGCCGCTGCCTCGCCATGAGCTATTCTGTTATAAGTAAAACTAGTAGAACACCCATATGTTGCTACGCGCTACAATGCATATAATTGAATCAAACAAATGATGAATGTCGTCTTTAAAGTTGAAGATCATCTCTTTCTCGTAGATCCGGGCGAGTTCGGACTTGGGAGCCTAGCTAGCAGGCTTCCCAAAATTCAACGTCTAAACAGTCTGGACACTCCCAAATCCAGACCATATGTGGGGGAGAAATGAGGTTGTCCGGACTATTCGTCGTGTTATCTCTAACAGGTGGGCCCAACACAAAAACCACACCCCATGGCGCCCTCTCTTCTTCACACCGTATTTCTCCACGGACCTCCAAGGAGGAGTCCGCCACTAACTGCTCCACTCTCCGCCACGACCCCGTCCCATCGTGTTATGCCGATCACCACAGTCCCGCTCTCCACTCTGATCCCCTCCCCTCGCGTAAAATGTGGTTGTCCAGACTATCCATCATGTTATCTCAAACACGTGAGCCCAACACTAGATCAAATGGAGTGGAACATGATCATAAAGTTGTCTATTTAGCCTCGCCACTGTAGCAAGAGGGAATGCTAGATTCCTACTTTGAGCATACTAGAGATCTATCTAATTTCTCAAACGTACGATTGTCCATGTTGCATGCCAAAGTATATAGTCTACCCTGGAGCTGCACCTCTCTCAAAGCATTCATATCAATGATCCATAAAAAGCGTGTGACTCCATTTGGACAAATTAAAGAATTATTTTTTTACTGGCCATGAGCAATTGCTCAAACATTAGCAAATTTAGCTAGACGTTTTCCTTTCCATCTCCCTAAGTGGAGTAACGAATAACCAATTTCCATTTAAATAAGAAAACATTATCCTCCAACTGCATATTGATATAATGTTTTCCCCTTTTAGACTGACC encodes:
- the LOC125553305 gene encoding membrane protein PM19L-like, coding for MAGVGRNMVAPLLVLNLIMYLIVIGFASWNLNHFINGLTNRPGVGGNGATFYFLVFAILAGVVGAASKLAGVHHVRTWRGDSLATSASSSLVAWAITALAFGLACKEIHIGGYRGWRLRVLEAFVIILMFTQLLYVLALHSGLFGNQFGGNHGGGYPAEHAYGAGVGDPHNKGMGMGTGGVARV